In one Oncorhynchus masou masou isolate Uvic2021 chromosome 23, UVic_Omas_1.1, whole genome shotgun sequence genomic region, the following are encoded:
- the LOC135510033 gene encoding homeobox protein HMX2-like translates to MSTTEDSGSKCSSAPISSFTIQSILGTSSEKTRSGAKESSKGLQLARKRSLSVSSEEECSGGEDSADCFCSDRGHSEPCNRHQPLNFSCLGSTTGLISVRDGIARRPHLTQPLLQDYKEEQERPCNPMSPISEERQTDGADKQSNSSKKKTRTVFSRSQVYQLESTFDMKRYLSSSERACLASSLQLTETQVKTWFQNRRNKWKRQLSAELEAANMAHASAQTLVGMPLVFRDSSLLRVPVPRSIAFPTPLYYPGSSLPGLPLYNLYNKIEY, encoded by the exons ATGAGTACCACAGAAGACAGCGGAAGCAAGTGCTCGTCGGCCCCAATTTCCAGTTTCACTATTCAGTCGATATTGGGCACGTCGTCGGAGAAGACACGGTCGGGGGCGAAGGAGAGTTCCAAGGGACTGCAGCTGGCGAGGAAGCGCTCGCTGTCGGTGTCTTCAGAAGAGGAGTGCAGCGGTGGGGAGGACTCTGCAGACTGTTTCTGTTCGGATCGTGGTCACAGCGAGCCATGCAACCGACATCAACCACTAAATTTTTCATGTTTAG GTTCAACAACGGGACTTATTTCAGTCCGTGACGGGATTGCACGGCGACCGCACCTGACACAGCCTCTGCTGCAGGATTACAAAGAGGAACAAGAGAGACCATGCAATCCAATGTCACCTATTTccgaggagagacagacagacggtgcGGACAAGCAGAGCAACTCGTCCAAGAAGAAGACTCGTACAGTCTTCTCGCGGAGTCAGGTGTACCAGCTCGAATCCACGTTTGATATGAAGAGGTATTTGAGCAGCTCCGAGCGAGCCTGTTTAGCATCTAGTCTACAGCTAACAGAAACTCAGGTGAAGACGTGGTTTCAGAACCGCAGGAACAAATGGAAGCGACAACTGTCGGCGGAACTGGAGGCCGCGAACATGGCACACGCCTCCGCACAGACACTGGTCGGAATGCCGCTTGTTTTTAGAGATAGCTCCCTGCTCCGGGTACCAGTTCCAAGATCTATCGCTTTTCCAACGCCACTATACTACCCTGGCAGCAGCCTACCAGGGTTACCATTGTACAATCTGTATAACAAGATTGAATATTGA